In a genomic window of Aeromicrobium panaciterrae:
- a CDS encoding circularly permuted type 2 ATP-grasp protein, translated as MTALQDYSAAVTQPTLTSDATRYDEVVAPDGSLRTAWKGLAETAVQLTESDLVRVTGDIERMLADDGVTYTPPEQSPGPWRLDPIPLVIDSAEWTPLEIGLAQRTELLNAILVDLYGPQRLLSSGVLPPALVFGHSGFLRVSARASAHDPWPLLLAAADLGRNAAGEWQVIADRAQAPSGIGFAMENRRVISRVMPELYRQAGMHRMAPFFQALRTTLMEAAPNGAPDPRVVVLSPGTHSETSYDQAFVASMLGFPLVEGSDLVMREGSVWVRVFGRLERVDVILRRVDAAWSDALELRKNSQLGVAGLSEAVRRGTVRVVNGLGAGVLENPGLLPFMSAMCETLLDEPLRIPSVQTYWCGLPRSLSFVEDNIDDLVIRAIDNPVDLGHLTPDALRELIRAEPHRYVGQESLSLSQAPSYGSRGIRPQALTLRTFTLRYGSTYRPLVGGLANVIGEGATASSKDVWVLKERAEDADQGLSEVLPITQGRATAAMVPRVLEDMFWFGRYAERAEDMLRLILATHASAEDNASRPHTVGGASLAVLLSAITRLSDVPFERDSLDAHFRSLLLDKDRPGSVAQSISSLREAAQSVRDQLSPDVWHAFSSTERASAALTSYHYSHQVSESASRMLTGILSLQGVTANMMRDPGWRMISAGRVVERGLQLSHLLRATTTVRRGIDIDREINNAVLSIAESAVTHRRRYRGYVRLAGVLDLLLMDADNPRSLAFGISELREHLAAMPGSTGATRPERLLDDLAHELARADVASLVAVEGERRPNLERFLDGYVSQLSRVAEAIGELHFAVGPAPRAFGFGGVS; from the coding sequence GTGACTGCGCTCCAGGACTATTCCGCCGCGGTCACTCAGCCGACGTTGACCAGCGATGCCACCCGGTACGACGAGGTCGTCGCCCCCGACGGCAGCCTGCGCACGGCGTGGAAGGGTCTCGCCGAGACGGCGGTCCAGCTCACCGAGTCCGACCTCGTACGCGTCACGGGTGACATCGAGCGGATGCTGGCCGACGATGGCGTCACATACACGCCGCCAGAGCAGTCGCCGGGCCCGTGGCGACTCGACCCGATCCCGCTCGTCATCGATTCCGCAGAATGGACGCCGCTCGAGATCGGGCTGGCGCAGCGGACGGAGCTGCTCAACGCGATCCTGGTCGACCTCTATGGCCCGCAGCGCCTGCTGTCGTCGGGTGTACTCCCGCCAGCGCTCGTGTTTGGGCACTCGGGATTCCTGCGCGTGTCAGCACGTGCGTCAGCCCACGATCCGTGGCCACTGCTGCTTGCAGCCGCTGATCTCGGCCGCAATGCGGCAGGGGAGTGGCAGGTCATCGCCGATCGTGCCCAGGCCCCGTCTGGCATCGGGTTTGCAATGGAGAACCGTCGAGTCATCTCACGCGTGATGCCCGAGCTCTACCGCCAGGCCGGAATGCATCGCATGGCTCCGTTCTTCCAGGCGCTCCGCACGACGCTGATGGAGGCTGCGCCCAACGGCGCTCCAGATCCTCGCGTCGTCGTGTTGTCGCCCGGTACGCACTCGGAGACGTCGTACGACCAGGCCTTCGTGGCGTCGATGCTTGGCTTCCCTCTCGTTGAGGGAAGCGACCTGGTGATGCGCGAAGGCTCTGTTTGGGTGCGTGTGTTCGGTCGACTCGAGCGCGTCGATGTGATCCTGCGGCGCGTCGATGCGGCCTGGAGCGATGCGCTTGAGCTGCGCAAGAACTCCCAGCTCGGCGTTGCGGGACTTTCAGAGGCGGTACGCCGCGGCACCGTACGTGTCGTCAACGGCCTCGGAGCTGGCGTGCTCGAGAACCCGGGCCTGCTCCCGTTCATGTCGGCCATGTGCGAGACGTTGCTGGACGAGCCGTTGCGCATTCCGTCGGTGCAGACCTATTGGTGTGGTTTGCCCCGGTCGCTGTCCTTCGTGGAGGACAACATCGACGATCTGGTTATTCGAGCGATCGACAATCCCGTCGACCTGGGTCACCTGACTCCTGACGCGCTGCGAGAGCTCATCCGTGCCGAACCACATCGGTATGTCGGGCAGGAGTCGCTGTCGCTCTCGCAGGCTCCGTCCTACGGTTCACGGGGCATCCGGCCGCAGGCGTTGACGCTGCGTACGTTCACTCTTCGCTACGGGTCGACGTACAGACCACTGGTCGGCGGTCTGGCCAACGTCATTGGCGAAGGTGCCACGGCATCGAGCAAAGACGTGTGGGTGCTCAAGGAGCGTGCTGAGGACGCCGACCAGGGCCTTTCCGAGGTGCTGCCGATCACGCAGGGGCGCGCCACAGCTGCCATGGTGCCGCGCGTGCTCGAGGACATGTTCTGGTTCGGCCGGTATGCCGAACGGGCTGAGGACATGCTGCGACTGATCCTCGCGACGCATGCCAGCGCAGAAGACAACGCCAGCCGTCCACACACCGTTGGCGGCGCCAGTCTGGCCGTGTTGCTCAGTGCGATCACCCGGCTGAGCGACGTACCGTTCGAACGCGACAGTCTCGACGCCCATTTCCGCTCGCTGCTGCTCGACAAGGATCGTCCTGGCTCGGTTGCCCAGTCGATCAGCTCGCTGCGTGAAGCCGCGCAGAGCGTACGTGACCAGCTGTCGCCTGACGTCTGGCACGCATTCAGCTCGACCGAGCGTGCGTCGGCTGCCCTGACGAGCTATCACTACAGCCACCAAGTCTCCGAGAGCGCCAGCCGCATGCTGACCGGCATCCTCTCGCTTCAGGGTGTCACGGCCAACATGATGCGCGATCCCGGCTGGCGCATGATCAGTGCCGGACGAGTTGTCGAGCGCGGGCTCCAGCTCAGCCACCTGTTGCGCGCGACGACGACCGTACGTCGGGGCATCGACATCGACCGCGAGATCAACAACGCCGTGTTGTCGATCGCCGAGAGTGCCGTCACCCACCGTCGGCGCTATCGCGGGTACGTACGACTCGCGGGTGTGCTCGACCTGCTCCTGATGGATGCCGACAACCCCCGCTCTCTGGCGTTCGGCATCAGCGAGCTGCGTGAGCATCTCGCAGCGATGCCAGGTTCGACCGGCGCGACTCGCCCCGAGCGTCTGCTCGACGATCTCGCCCACGAGTTGGCGCGCGCAGACGTTGCCAGCTTGGTCGCGGTCGAGGGGGAGCGTCGCCCCAACCTCGAACGGTTCCTTGACGGCTACGTCAGCCAGCTCTCGCGGGTTGCCGAGGCGATCGGCGAGCTGCACTTCGCAGTCGGCCCGGCACCGCGTGCCTTCGGCTTTGGTGGCGTGTCATGA